One Streptomyces fagopyri DNA window includes the following coding sequences:
- a CDS encoding [protein-PII] uridylyltransferase encodes MTSTDMRTDAEDSGPSGYAAARLRLLQEGARSGPPRRTALAELTDEWLTGLFGAGTQSGKDVKNGKDVKNGKEGAGGGRDGQDGEPAARLTQKGGGGRREGLRGVSLVAVGGYGRGELSPRSDLDLLLLHDGSDSGAVAALADRIWYPVWDLGLALDHSVRTPGEARKTAGDDLKVQLGLLDARHIAGDLGLTTGLRTAVLADWRNQAPKRLPELQELCAERAERHGELQYLLEPDLKEARGGLRDATALRAVAASWLADAPREGLADARRRLLDVRDALHLTTGRATDRLALQEQDQVAAELGLLDADTLLRQVYEAARVVSYASDVTWREVGRVLKSRAVRPRLRAMLGGGAKPAAERSPLAEGVVEMDGEVVLARAARPERDPVLPLRAAAAAAQSGLPLSLHAVRRMAAVARPLPTPWPAEAREQLVTLLGSGRPTIEVWEALEAEGLITRLLPDWERVRCRPQRNAVHIWTVDRHLIETAVRASELTRRVGRPDLLLVAALLHDIGKGWPGDHSVAGEIIARDVATRIGFDRADVAVLATLVRHHLLLVDTATRRDLDDPATVRSVAEAVGSQGTLELLHALTEADALATGPAAWSSWRGSLVTDLVKRVAAVLAGDAPEEPEAAAPTAEQERLAIEAFRTGGPVLALRAQTEPPTEEEPSGDPEPLGVELLIAVPDQPGVLPAVAGVLAMHRLTVRTAELRALDLPDGVQGSVLLLNWRVAAEYGSLPQAARLRADLVRALDGSLDIAVRLAERDAAYPRRRGTIAPPPRVTVAPAASRHATVIEVRAHDAPGLLHRIGRALEEASVRVRSMHVSTLGANAVDAFYVTGPKGAPLPGEEAASVARGLEEMLRG; translated from the coding sequence GTGACGAGTACGGACATGCGTACGGATGCAGAGGACTCGGGACCCAGCGGCTACGCGGCGGCCCGGCTGCGCCTCCTCCAGGAGGGGGCGCGGTCCGGGCCGCCGCGCCGTACCGCCCTCGCCGAACTGACGGACGAGTGGCTGACCGGCCTCTTCGGCGCGGGCACCCAGAGCGGTAAGGACGTCAAGAACGGCAAGGACGTCAAGAACGGCAAGGAGGGCGCCGGGGGCGGCAGGGACGGCCAGGACGGCGAGCCCGCGGCGCGGCTCACCCAGAAGGGTGGTGGCGGGCGACGGGAGGGCCTGCGCGGGGTCTCGCTGGTCGCCGTCGGCGGCTACGGCCGCGGTGAGCTCTCCCCGCGCAGCGACCTCGATCTGCTGCTCCTGCACGACGGCAGCGACTCCGGTGCGGTCGCCGCCCTCGCCGACCGCATCTGGTACCCCGTCTGGGACCTCGGTCTCGCCCTCGACCACTCGGTCCGTACGCCCGGCGAGGCCCGCAAGACGGCCGGCGACGACCTCAAGGTGCAGCTGGGGCTGCTCGACGCGCGCCACATCGCCGGCGACCTCGGCCTCACCACCGGACTGCGGACGGCCGTCCTCGCCGACTGGCGCAACCAGGCACCCAAGCGCCTCCCCGAACTCCAGGAGCTCTGCGCCGAGCGGGCCGAGCGCCACGGCGAACTGCAGTACCTGCTGGAACCGGACCTCAAGGAGGCCCGCGGCGGCCTCCGCGACGCCACCGCCCTGCGCGCCGTCGCCGCCTCCTGGCTCGCCGACGCGCCCCGTGAGGGCCTCGCCGACGCCCGCCGACGCCTGCTCGACGTGCGCGACGCGCTGCACCTGACCACCGGACGCGCCACCGACCGGCTCGCGCTCCAGGAGCAGGACCAGGTCGCCGCCGAACTGGGACTGCTGGACGCCGACACCCTCCTGCGCCAGGTCTACGAAGCCGCGCGGGTCGTCTCGTACGCCAGTGACGTCACCTGGCGCGAGGTCGGGCGCGTGCTCAAGTCACGCGCCGTCCGTCCCCGGCTGCGCGCCATGCTCGGCGGCGGCGCCAAGCCGGCGGCCGAGCGCTCACCCCTCGCCGAAGGGGTCGTCGAGATGGACGGCGAGGTGGTGCTCGCCCGCGCCGCGCGCCCCGAACGTGACCCCGTGCTCCCACTCCGCGCCGCGGCCGCCGCGGCGCAGTCGGGACTCCCGCTGTCCCTGCACGCCGTACGGCGCATGGCCGCCGTCGCCCGCCCGCTGCCCACACCCTGGCCCGCCGAGGCACGGGAACAGCTCGTCACGCTGCTCGGCTCCGGGCGCCCGACCATCGAGGTCTGGGAGGCGCTGGAGGCCGAGGGACTCATCACCCGGCTGCTGCCCGACTGGGAACGGGTGCGCTGCCGGCCGCAGCGCAACGCCGTGCACATCTGGACCGTCGACCGCCATCTCATCGAGACGGCCGTCCGCGCCTCCGAGCTGACCCGCCGGGTGGGCCGTCCCGACCTCCTCCTCGTCGCCGCCCTGCTGCACGACATCGGCAAGGGCTGGCCCGGCGACCACTCCGTCGCGGGCGAGATCATCGCGCGGGACGTGGCCACCCGGATCGGCTTCGACCGCGCGGACGTGGCCGTGCTCGCCACCCTCGTACGCCACCATCTGCTGCTCGTCGACACGGCGACCCGGCGCGACCTGGACGACCCGGCGACCGTCCGCTCGGTCGCCGAGGCCGTCGGCTCACAGGGCACCCTCGAACTGCTGCACGCGCTCACCGAGGCGGACGCGCTGGCCACCGGACCGGCCGCCTGGTCCTCCTGGCGCGGCTCCCTCGTCACCGACCTGGTCAAACGCGTCGCCGCCGTGCTCGCCGGGGACGCCCCCGAGGAGCCCGAGGCGGCGGCCCCCACGGCCGAGCAGGAACGCCTCGCGATCGAAGCCTTCCGCACCGGCGGCCCGGTCCTGGCCCTGCGCGCGCAGACCGAGCCGCCCACCGAGGAGGAGCCCTCCGGAGATCCGGAACCCCTCGGCGTGGAGCTGCTGATCGCCGTGCCCGACCAGCCCGGGGTGCTGCCCGCGGTCGCGGGCGTCCTCGCGATGCACCGCCTGACCGTCCGCACCGCCGAGCTGCGCGCCCTCGACCTGCCCGACGGCGTACAGGGCTCGGTGCTGCTGCTCAACTGGCGGGTCGCCGCCGAATACGGCTCCCTCCCGCAGGCCGCCCGGCTGCGCGCCGACCTCGTCCGCGCCCTGGACGGTTCCCTGGACATCGCCGTCCGGCTCGCCGAGCGCGACGCCGCCTATCCGCGGCGCCGCGGGACCATCGCGCCGCCGCCCCGGGTCACGGTCGCCCCGGCGGCCTCCCGGCACGCCACGGTCATCGAGGTCCGCGCGCACGACGCCCCGGGCCTGCTGCACCGCATCGGCCGCGCCCTGGAGGAGGCGAGCGTACGGGTGCGCAGCATGCACGTCTCCACGCTCGGCGCCAACGCCGTGGACGCCTTCTACGTGACCGGACCCAAGGGCGCGCCACTGCCGGGGGAGGAGGCGGCTTCCGTGGCCCGTGGGCTGGAGGAGATGCTGCGGGGATGA
- the ftsY gene encoding signal recognition particle-docking protein FtsY, whose protein sequence is METVILAVVIAVVVIGALGGLVIGSRRKKPLPPAPPTTPDITAPPAEPHLGDEAETPRDETRRTIEEVDLPDGSSPSGVAVEEPPPVVEAPAIEVPEPTAGRLVRLRGRLSRSQNALGKGLLTLLSREHLDEDTWEEIEDTLLTADVGVQPTQDLVERLRERVKVLGTRTPDELRSLLREELLAILVPEFDRTVRTDSNLDTPGIVMVVGVNGTGKTTTTGKLARVLVADGKNVVLGAADTFRAAAADQLQTWGERVGARTVRGPEGGDPASIAFDAVKEGIEEGADVVLIDTAGRLHTKTGLMDELGKVKRVVEKHAPLDEVLLVLDATTGQNGLIQARVFAEVVDITGIVLTKLDGTAKGGIVIAVQRELGVPVKLVGLGEGADDLAPFEPGAFVDALIGE, encoded by the coding sequence ATGGAAACCGTCATCCTTGCTGTAGTCATCGCCGTGGTCGTGATCGGCGCACTCGGCGGGCTCGTCATCGGCAGTCGCCGCAAGAAGCCGCTGCCCCCGGCGCCCCCCACCACGCCCGACATCACCGCCCCTCCGGCCGAGCCGCACCTCGGCGACGAGGCCGAGACCCCGCGCGACGAAACGCGCCGGACGATAGAGGAGGTGGACCTTCCGGACGGCTCGTCGCCGTCCGGCGTCGCCGTCGAGGAACCCCCGCCCGTCGTCGAGGCGCCCGCGATCGAGGTCCCGGAGCCCACCGCCGGACGCCTGGTGCGGCTGCGCGGCCGGCTCTCCCGCTCGCAGAACGCGCTCGGCAAGGGGCTGCTCACGCTCCTCTCGCGCGAGCACCTCGACGAGGACACCTGGGAGGAGATCGAGGACACCCTCCTGACCGCGGACGTCGGCGTGCAGCCCACCCAGGACCTGGTCGAACGGCTGCGTGAGCGCGTGAAGGTGCTCGGCACCCGCACGCCCGACGAACTGCGCTCGCTGCTGCGCGAGGAGCTCCTGGCGATCCTCGTCCCCGAGTTCGACCGGACGGTCAGGACCGACTCGAACCTCGACACCCCGGGCATCGTGATGGTCGTCGGGGTCAACGGCACCGGGAAGACCACCACCACCGGCAAGCTCGCCCGCGTGCTCGTCGCCGACGGCAAGAACGTGGTGCTCGGCGCCGCCGACACCTTCCGCGCCGCCGCCGCCGACCAGCTGCAGACCTGGGGCGAGCGCGTCGGCGCCCGCACCGTGCGCGGCCCCGAGGGCGGCGACCCCGCCTCGATCGCCTTCGACGCGGTCAAGGAGGGCATCGAGGAGGGCGCGGACGTCGTCCTCATCGACACCGCCGGGCGCCTGCACACCAAGACCGGCCTCATGGACGAGCTCGGCAAGGTCAAGCGCGTCGTCGAGAAGCACGCGCCGCTCGACGAGGTGCTGCTGGTCCTCGACGCCACCACCGGCCAGAACGGTCTCATCCAGGCGCGGGTGTTCGCCGAGGTCGTCGACATCACCGGCATCGTGCTGACCAAGCTGGACGGCACCGCCAAGGGCGGCATCGTGATCGCGGTCCAGCGCGAGCTGGGCGTGCCGGTCAAGCTGGTGGGTCTGGGCGAGGGAGCGGACGACCTGGCCCCGTTCGAGCCCGGGGCGTTCGTGGACGCGCTCATCGGTGAGTGA
- a CDS encoding P-II family nitrogen regulator produces MKLITAVVKPHRLDEIKEALQAFGVHGLTVTEASGYGRQRGHTEVYRGAEYTVDLVPKIRIEVLAEDDDAEQLIDVVVKAARTGKIGDGKVWSIPVETAVRVRTGERGPDAL; encoded by the coding sequence ATGAAGCTCATCACCGCCGTCGTGAAGCCCCACCGGCTCGACGAGATCAAGGAGGCCCTGCAGGCCTTCGGGGTGCACGGTCTGACGGTCACCGAAGCCAGCGGCTACGGCCGCCAGCGGGGACACACCGAGGTCTACCGTGGTGCCGAGTACACCGTCGACCTGGTCCCCAAGATCCGTATAGAGGTGCTGGCCGAGGACGACGACGCCGAGCAGCTGATCGACGTCGTGGTGAAGGCGGCCCGCACCGGCAAGATCGGTGATGGCAAGGTGTGGTCCATCCCCGTCGAGACGGCCGTCCGGGTCCGGACCGGCGAGCGCGGCCCGGACGCGCTGTAA
- the nsdA gene encoding transcriptional repressor NsdA: MGGNGGSGVNADKRPNELLGSWFVRSGWSKGELARQVNRRARQLGASHISTDTSRVRRWLDGENPREPIPRILSELFSERFGCVVAVEDLGLRAAHQSPSVSGVDLPWTGPQTVALISEYSRSDLMLARRGFLGSSLALSAGPSLIEPMQRWLVPTPTPPPEEPEHPAAARRAGRLSAPELDLLESTTVMFRQWDAQCGGGLRRKAVVGQLHEVTDLLQEPQPAATSRRLFKVAAELAELAGWMSYDVGLQPTAQKYFVLALHASKEAGDKPLGSYILSSMSRQMIHLGRPDDALELIHLAQYGSRDCASPRTQSMLYAMEARAYANMGQPGKCKRAVRMAEDSFEDVHDWDDPDPDWIRFFSQAELHGENSHSFRDLAYVAGRSPTYASLSEPLMQKAVDLFAKDTEHQRSYALNLIGMATVHLLRREPEQSAVLAKDAMAVARKVRSERVNTRIRKTVDTAVRDFGELAEVVDLAEQLAVDLPETAEAV; the protein is encoded by the coding sequence GTGGGCGGCAACGGCGGAAGCGGTGTGAACGCTGACAAGCGCCCGAATGAGCTCTTGGGCTCGTGGTTCGTGCGCAGTGGCTGGTCGAAGGGCGAGCTGGCGCGCCAAGTGAACCGCAGGGCCCGTCAACTGGGGGCCAGTCACATCTCCACGGACACCTCACGGGTGCGCCGCTGGCTGGACGGCGAGAACCCGCGCGAGCCGATCCCGCGGATCCTGTCCGAGCTGTTCTCCGAACGGTTCGGCTGTGTCGTCGCCGTCGAGGACCTCGGCCTGCGCGCCGCCCACCAGTCACCTTCCGTGTCGGGTGTCGACCTGCCCTGGACCGGCCCCCAGACCGTGGCCCTGATCAGCGAGTACTCGCGCAGCGACCTGATGCTCGCGCGGCGCGGCTTCCTCGGCAGCTCGCTGGCCCTGTCCGCCGGACCGTCCCTGATCGAACCGATGCAGCGCTGGCTGGTGCCCACCCCGACGCCGCCCCCGGAGGAGCCCGAGCACCCGGCCGCCGCCCGCCGTGCCGGCCGGCTCTCCGCGCCGGAGCTGGATCTCCTGGAGTCCACCACCGTGATGTTCCGCCAGTGGGACGCCCAGTGTGGTGGCGGCCTGCGGCGCAAGGCGGTCGTCGGGCAGCTGCACGAGGTGACCGACCTGCTCCAGGAGCCCCAGCCCGCGGCGACCAGCCGGCGTCTGTTCAAGGTCGCCGCCGAACTGGCCGAGCTGGCGGGCTGGATGAGCTACGACGTGGGTCTCCAGCCCACCGCGCAGAAGTACTTCGTGCTCGCCCTGCACGCCTCCAAGGAGGCCGGCGACAAGCCGCTGGGCTCGTACATCCTCTCCAGCATGAGCCGCCAGATGATCCACCTCGGGCGGCCCGACGACGCGCTGGAGCTGATCCACCTCGCGCAGTACGGGAGCCGGGACTGCGCGAGCCCGCGCACCCAGTCCATGCTGTATGCGATGGAGGCCCGCGCCTACGCCAACATGGGACAGCCGGGAAAGTGCAAGCGGGCCGTCCGGATGGCCGAGGACAGCTTCGAGGACGTCCACGACTGGGACGACCCCGATCCCGACTGGATCCGCTTCTTCTCCCAGGCCGAGCTGCACGGCGAGAACTCGCACTCCTTCCGCGACCTCGCCTATGTCGCGGGCCGCAGTCCCACCTACGCCTCGCTCTCCGAGCCCCTGATGCAGAAGGCCGTCGACCTCTTCGCCAAGGACACCGAACACCAGCGTTCGTACGCACTCAACCTCATCGGCATGGCCACCGTGCACCTGCTGCGGCGCGAGCCCGAGCAGAGTGCGGTATTGGCCAAGGACGCGATGGCGGTCGCCAGGAAAGTGCGCTCGGAGCGCGTGAACACTCGTATCCGAAAGACGGTCGACACGGCCGTCCGCGACTTCGGTGAACTCGCGGAGGTCGTGGACCTCGCCGAGCAGCTCGCCGTGGACCTGCCGGAGACCGCCGAAGCGGTCTGA
- a CDS encoding bifunctional DNA primase/polymerase yields the protein MGFTIGSTRGIREIRPGSRRRGRSSECTAVAEFTGLWGWDVVPGARAAAGACSCGRAGCSAPGAHPLDFAPVIPAGATLGEVSEAWSEFPGAAVMLPVGRAFDVIEVAEPAGRRALVRLERMGLPTGPVTATPDGRAHFFVAPGAAAELPELLYRMGWDDASLDLHGLGPGAFVSAPPSDRAGLGPVRWLRSPALDSATRPPQARLLLGTLAYVAHRSRA from the coding sequence ATGGGCTTCACGATCGGCAGCACCCGGGGAATTCGCGAGATCCGGCCCGGCTCCCGGCGCCGCGGCCGCTCGTCGGAGTGCACAGCGGTGGCCGAGTTCACCGGACTGTGGGGATGGGACGTGGTTCCCGGCGCCCGGGCCGCCGCGGGGGCGTGCTCGTGCGGCAGGGCCGGCTGCTCCGCGCCGGGGGCGCATCCGCTGGACTTCGCGCCGGTGATCCCGGCGGGCGCGACGCTCGGCGAGGTGTCCGAGGCCTGGTCCGAGTTCCCGGGTGCCGCGGTGATGCTGCCGGTCGGCCGGGCCTTCGACGTGATCGAGGTCGCCGAGCCCGCCGGCCGTCGGGCGCTGGTCCGGCTGGAGCGGATGGGACTGCCCACCGGTCCGGTGACCGCCACCCCGGACGGCCGCGCCCACTTCTTCGTCGCCCCCGGCGCGGCGGCCGAACTTCCCGAGCTGCTCTACCGGATGGGCTGGGACGACGCGTCCCTCGACCTGCACGGCCTGGGCCCCGGCGCGTTCGTCTCCGCGCCGCCCTCCGATCGCGCCGGTCTCGGCCCGGTCCGCTGGCTGCGCTCCCCCGCGCTGGACTCCGCGACCAGGCCGCCGCAGGCGCGGCTGCTGCTGGGGACGCTGGCCTACGTGGCGCACCGGTCGCGCGCGTAG
- a CDS encoding ammonium transporter, producing the protein MAPAITLAAEAPKLSAANTGFMLICSALVLIMTPGLAFFYGGMVRVKSTLNMLMMSFISMGIITILWVLYGFSLAFGTDKGSFIGWTSDWVGLSNVGLTELWPGYTIPIFVFMVFQLMFAIITPALISGALADRVKFTAWSLFITLWATVVYFPVAHWVWGTGGWAFDLGVIDFAGGTAVHINAGAAALGVILVIGKRVGFKKDPMRPHSLPLVMLGSGLLWFGWFGFNAGSWLGNDDGVGALMFVNTQVATAAAMLAWLIYEKIRHGAFTTLGAASGAVAGLVAITPSGGAVSPLGAIAVGAIAGVVCAMAVGLKYRFGYDDSLDVVGVHLVGGVIGSLLIGFFASGKGQSTVEGLFYGGGLTQFWKQCAGVFAVLGYSLVVSAILAFLIDKTMGMRVTEDEEIAGIDQAEHAETAYDFSGAGGGIVGGSVSALAGTQSKKVDA; encoded by the coding sequence ATGGCACCAGCCATCACGCTAGCCGCAGAAGCTCCCAAGCTCTCGGCCGCCAACACCGGGTTCATGCTCATCTGTTCCGCCCTGGTGCTGATCATGACCCCCGGCCTGGCCTTCTTCTACGGAGGCATGGTCCGGGTCAAGAGCACCCTGAACATGCTGATGATGAGCTTCATCAGCATGGGGATCATCACGATCCTGTGGGTCCTGTACGGCTTCTCCCTCGCCTTCGGCACGGACAAGGGCTCCTTCATCGGCTGGACCTCGGACTGGGTCGGCCTCAGCAACGTGGGCCTGACGGAACTGTGGCCCGGCTACACCATTCCGATCTTCGTCTTCATGGTCTTCCAGCTCATGTTCGCCATCATCACGCCCGCGCTGATAAGCGGTGCGCTGGCGGACCGGGTGAAGTTCACGGCGTGGTCGCTGTTCATCACGCTGTGGGCCACGGTCGTCTACTTCCCGGTCGCCCACTGGGTCTGGGGCACCGGCGGCTGGGCGTTCGACCTCGGCGTCATCGACTTCGCCGGTGGTACGGCCGTCCACATCAACGCGGGTGCCGCGGCGCTCGGCGTGATCCTGGTCATCGGCAAGCGCGTCGGCTTCAAGAAGGACCCGATGCGCCCGCACAGCCTCCCGCTGGTGATGCTCGGCTCCGGTCTGCTGTGGTTCGGCTGGTTCGGGTTCAACGCCGGCTCCTGGCTGGGCAACGACGACGGCGTCGGCGCGCTGATGTTCGTCAACACGCAGGTCGCCACCGCCGCCGCCATGCTGGCCTGGCTCATCTACGAGAAGATCCGCCACGGCGCGTTCACCACGCTGGGCGCCGCCTCCGGCGCGGTCGCCGGCCTGGTCGCCATCACCCCGTCCGGCGGTGCGGTCTCCCCGCTCGGCGCGATCGCCGTCGGCGCCATCGCCGGTGTGGTCTGCGCCATGGCCGTCGGCCTGAAGTACAGGTTCGGCTACGACGACTCCCTCGACGTGGTCGGCGTGCACCTCGTCGGCGGTGTCATCGGCTCCCTGCTGATCGGCTTCTTCGCCAGCGGCAAGGGCCAGTCCACCGTCGAGGGCCTCTTCTACGGCGGCGGCCTCACCCAGTTCTGGAAGCAGTGCGCCGGCGTCTTCGCCGTCCTCGGCTACTCCCTCGTCGTCTCCGCGATCCTCGCCTTCCTCATCGACAAAACGATGGGCATGCGGGTGACCGAGGACGAGGAGATCGCGGGCATCGACCAGGCCGAGCACGCCGAGACCGCATACGACTTCAGCGGAGCGGGCGGCGGCATCGTCGGCGGCTCGGTCTCCGCTCTCGCGGGTACGCAGAGCAAGAAGGTGGACGCATGA